A section of the Saccharopolyspora gregorii genome encodes:
- a CDS encoding Hsp70 family protein — protein MPYVLGIHVGATATSAAIARRDGGRWGAATPLPLGAAGHTVPTVLCRVQDGSFVAGEQASKQELTHHEWVVRGFTRQVGDEAPLLVGSEFISAQALVAAVVEWVADTVAHQLGHPAEHITLAHSATWGPFRAHLVRQALAALGLRDVTLVPEPVAVAVDYASRQQVAEQDAVAVADIGGTGFDATVLRRRSPGFDVVGSTLDTGHPSGQDLDDEIFSHLLAEFGPQLDGLDASDPAHRAALVALRGDCARGKEALSYHPGTTVRIELPGLRTDFALSRPRYEQLVRSHLERVPELLLQAVQSAAVAPEDLAALVLAGGTARTPLVKQLVAERLERAPQVDAAPELVAARGAAASAVGVLSAVSDRGESAAETSVLVRVEGPGSGGLDVIDGEPEREEPPRPPVQVEPMYLEPPDEDRQRLLKILKLGAAALLIIGGLVLTIVQGFGGQTPTSPVQTQQR, from the coding sequence ATGCCTTACGTCCTGGGGATCCACGTGGGGGCCACGGCCACCTCCGCCGCCATCGCGCGGCGCGACGGCGGCAGGTGGGGTGCGGCCACCCCGCTGCCGCTCGGTGCCGCCGGGCACACCGTCCCCACCGTGCTGTGCCGGGTCCAGGACGGGTCGTTCGTCGCAGGCGAGCAGGCGAGCAAGCAGGAGCTGACCCACCACGAGTGGGTCGTCCGAGGGTTCACCCGCCAGGTCGGGGACGAGGCGCCGCTGCTGGTCGGCAGCGAGTTCATCTCCGCGCAGGCGCTCGTCGCGGCCGTCGTCGAATGGGTCGCCGACACCGTCGCCCACCAGCTCGGCCACCCGGCCGAGCACATCACCCTCGCGCACAGCGCCACCTGGGGACCGTTCCGCGCCCACCTGGTGCGCCAGGCGCTCGCCGCGCTCGGCCTGCGGGACGTGACGCTGGTGCCCGAACCGGTCGCCGTCGCCGTCGACTACGCCAGCAGGCAGCAGGTCGCCGAGCAGGACGCGGTCGCCGTCGCCGACATCGGCGGCACCGGCTTCGACGCGACCGTGCTGCGCCGCCGCAGCCCCGGTTTCGACGTGGTCGGGTCCACCTTGGACACCGGGCATCCCAGCGGGCAGGACCTCGACGACGAGATCTTCTCCCACCTGCTGGCGGAGTTCGGCCCCCAGCTCGACGGGCTCGACGCGTCCGACCCGGCGCACCGGGCCGCGCTGGTCGCGTTGCGGGGCGACTGCGCCCGCGGCAAGGAAGCGCTGTCCTACCACCCGGGCACCACCGTCCGCATCGAACTTCCCGGGCTGCGCACCGACTTCGCCCTGTCCCGCCCCCGCTACGAGCAGCTCGTCCGGTCGCACCTGGAACGGGTGCCGGAGCTGCTGCTGCAGGCCGTGCAGTCCGCGGCGGTGGCGCCGGAGGACCTGGCCGCGCTCGTGCTCGCCGGTGGCACCGCGCGCACCCCGCTGGTCAAGCAGCTCGTCGCCGAACGGCTCGAACGCGCCCCGCAGGTGGACGCGGCACCGGAACTCGTCGCGGCCCGCGGCGCGGCGGCCTCCGCCGTCGGCGTGCTGTCCGCGGTCAGCGACCGCGGTGAGTCCGCCGCCGAGACCAGCGTGCTCGTCCGCGTCGAAGGCCCCGGATCCGGCGGGCTCGACGTCATCGACGGCGAACCCGAGCGCGAAGAACCACCGCGGCCGCCGGTGCAGGTCGAACCGATGTACCTGGAACCGCCGGACGAAGACCGGCAGCGGTTGCTCAAGATCCTGAAACTGGGCGCGGCCGCGCTGCTGATCATCGGCGGCCTGGTGCTGACCATCGTGCAGGGGTTCGGCGGGCAGACCCCGACCAGTCCCGTCCAGACCCAGCAGCGTTGA